The Lutibacter profundi genome includes a region encoding these proteins:
- a CDS encoding cytochrome c oxidase subunit I, with translation MSDHHHKETFITKYVFNTDHKMISKQYLITGIFMGIIGVFMSMLFRLQIAWPDHSFGIIEAFLGKHQDGGVMTPDFYLALVTIHGTIMVFFVLTAGLSGTFSNLLIPLQIGARDMASGFLNMVSYWLFFLSSVIMVCSLFIEAGPASAGWTIYPPLSALPQAIPGSGLGMTLWLISMAIFIASSLLGALNYIVTVLNLRTVGMKMVRLPLTIWAFFVTAIIGVVSFPVLLSAALLLIFDRSFGTSFYLSDIFIQGEVLHYQGGSPVLFEHLFWFLGHPEVYIVILPAMGIVSEIIACNSRKPIFGYRAMIGSIIAIAFLSTIVWGHHMFVSGMNPFLGSVFTFTTLLIAIPSAVKSFNWITTLWKGNLQMNPAMLFSIGFVSTFITGGLTGIVLGDSALDINVHDTYFVVAHFHLVMGVSAIYGMFAGVYHWFPKMYGRMMNKTLGYWHFWITAVAAYGVFFPMHFVGLAGLPRRYYSNTAFPLFDDLADINVVITLFAILGGLAQIIFLANFFISIYKGKKATQNPWKSNTLEWTTPVEHIHGNWPGELPVVHRWPYDYSKPGLPEDFVLQTTPLYEGEEES, from the coding sequence ATGTCAGATCATCATCATAAAGAAACATTTATTACGAAATACGTTTTTAATACTGACCATAAAATGATTTCTAAACAGTACCTAATTACAGGTATATTCATGGGAATTATAGGAGTCTTTATGTCTATGTTGTTTCGTTTGCAAATTGCTTGGCCAGATCATTCTTTTGGAATAATTGAAGCTTTTTTAGGAAAACATCAAGACGGAGGTGTTATGACCCCAGATTTCTATTTAGCATTGGTTACCATCCATGGTACAATTATGGTGTTTTTTGTTTTAACAGCTGGTTTAAGTGGTACTTTTAGTAACTTATTAATTCCATTACAAATAGGAGCTCGTGATATGGCATCAGGTTTTTTAAATATGGTATCATATTGGTTATTCTTTCTGTCTAGCGTTATAATGGTTTGCTCTTTGTTTATTGAAGCAGGCCCAGCATCTGCAGGTTGGACAATTTATCCACCTCTAAGTGCATTGCCTCAAGCTATCCCAGGTTCAGGATTGGGAATGACTCTTTGGTTAATCTCTATGGCTATTTTTATAGCTTCATCTTTATTAGGAGCTTTAAATTATATTGTAACAGTTCTTAATTTGAGAACAGTTGGAATGAAAATGGTTAGATTACCTTTAACTATTTGGGCATTTTTTGTAACAGCTATTATTGGTGTTGTTTCGTTTCCGGTATTACTGTCAGCTGCTTTGTTATTAATTTTTGATAGAAGTTTTGGAACTTCATTTTACTTATCAGATATATTTATTCAGGGTGAAGTTTTACATTATCAAGGGGGGTCACCTGTATTATTTGAACATTTATTTTGGTTTTTAGGACACCCTGAGGTATATATTGTAATACTACCTGCAATGGGTATTGTTTCCGAAATTATAGCGTGTAATTCTCGAAAACCAATTTTTGGTTATAGAGCAATGATTGGTTCAATCATTGCAATTGCATTTTTATCTACAATTGTTTGGGGACATCATATGTTTGTGTCTGGGATGAATCCGTTTTTAGGATCCGTATTTACTTTTACAACTTTATTAATTGCTATACCATCAGCAGTTAAGTCATTTAACTGGATTACCACTTTATGGAAAGGAAATTTACAAATGAATCCAGCAATGTTATTTTCAATAGGATTTGTTTCTACATTTATAACTGGAGGATTAACAGGGATAGTTCTTGGAGATAGTGCTTTAGATATCAATGTTCATGATACCTACTTTGTTGTGGCTCACTTTCATTTAGTTATGGGTGTTTCAGCCATATATGGAATGTTTGCTGGTGTATATCATTGGTTTCCAAAAATGTATGGAAGAATGATGAATAAAACATTAGGATATTGGCATTTTTGGATTACAGCAGTAGCAGCTTATGGCGTTTTCTTCCCAATGCATTTTGTTGGCTTAGCTGGTTTGCCACGTAGATATTATTCAAATACAGCATTTCCTTTATTTGATGATTTAGCCGATATTAATGTTGTAATTACATTATTTGCTATTTTAGGAGGTTTAGCTCAAATTATTTTCTTAGCAAATTTCTTTATTAGTATTTACAAAGGGAAAAAAGCAACTCAAAACCCTTGGAAATCTAACACATTGGAATGGACGACTCCTGTTGAACATATCCATGGAAATTGGCCAGGAGAATTACCAGTTGTTCATCGTTGGCCTTATGATTATAGTAAACCAGGACTTCCTGAAGATTTTGTTTTACAAACTACGCCTTTATATGAAGGTGAAGAAGAATCTTAA
- a CDS encoding SulP family inorganic anion transporter, with translation MKYANFLPFLNWLPDYKKSWLKGDFSAGLTVGIMLIPQGIAYAMIAGLPPIYGLYTAMIPQFIYAFFGTSRQLAVGPVAMDSLIVASGVGAIAVVGSEHFISLAILLALLMGIMQLAFGIFRLGFLVNFLSKPVISGFTSAAALIIGLNQLKHIFGVNMQRNNQLQYIILDAFNQIKFINWRTFIIGLISILLLVFINKYFKKLPGALIVVVFGILVVKFFNLNDYGVKIVGDIPKGLPDFKIQFMDVETIKELAPIALTLALIAFMEAISVAKAIESKHNNYKVNANKELIALGLGNIVGSFFQSYPSTGGFSRTAINNQAGANTPLAAIFSALIVALTLLFLTPLFYYLPKAVLGAIIMVAVFGLLDFSVPKQLWKYTKRDLLILNITLIVTVTIGIKEGIITGVILSLVMLIYKSTKPHVAILGNVPNTYLYRNIKRFNDLIDLKDVLIIRFDAQLHFANTTYFKDTIYNEAEKKGSDLKVIVIDGESLNSLDSSGVYALKEILTYFKEKNIDLYFTGLKGPVRDTIYKSNIIEDIGQEHCFMSIQEAIDHYQNKGVNVNKKRYSSQRNL, from the coding sequence ATGAAATATGCTAATTTTTTACCGTTTTTAAACTGGCTTCCTGATTATAAAAAATCTTGGTTAAAAGGAGACTTTTCAGCTGGGTTAACTGTTGGTATTATGCTAATACCTCAAGGAATTGCCTACGCTATGATTGCGGGTTTACCACCAATATATGGTCTTTATACAGCAATGATACCTCAATTTATTTACGCCTTCTTTGGAACTTCACGACAATTAGCAGTTGGGCCTGTTGCTATGGACTCGTTAATAGTAGCTTCAGGGGTTGGTGCAATTGCAGTTGTAGGTTCAGAACATTTTATTTCTCTTGCAATATTATTGGCATTATTAATGGGGATAATGCAATTAGCCTTCGGGATATTTAGATTAGGATTTTTAGTTAATTTTTTATCAAAACCAGTTATAAGTGGATTTACTTCCGCAGCAGCGTTAATTATTGGTTTAAATCAGCTCAAACACATATTTGGTGTAAATATGCAACGAAATAATCAATTGCAATACATAATTTTAGATGCTTTTAACCAAATAAAATTTATTAATTGGCGAACATTTATTATTGGATTAATCTCAATATTATTATTGGTGTTTATAAATAAGTATTTTAAAAAATTACCAGGAGCTTTAATAGTTGTTGTTTTCGGAATATTGGTTGTTAAATTTTTTAATTTAAATGATTATGGAGTTAAAATAGTTGGTGATATTCCCAAAGGTCTTCCTGATTTTAAAATTCAATTCATGGATGTTGAAACAATTAAAGAATTAGCTCCAATAGCTTTAACATTAGCATTAATTGCCTTTATGGAAGCAATTTCAGTTGCTAAAGCAATAGAATCAAAACATAATAACTATAAAGTTAATGCCAATAAGGAATTAATAGCATTAGGGTTAGGGAACATTGTAGGTTCCTTTTTCCAAAGTTATCCGTCTACTGGAGGGTTTTCACGTACAGCTATTAACAATCAGGCTGGCGCCAACACACCTCTAGCTGCTATTTTTTCTGCATTAATAGTGGCACTAACATTGCTTTTTTTAACACCATTATTTTATTATTTACCAAAAGCAGTTTTAGGAGCTATTATAATGGTAGCAGTTTTTGGTTTGTTAGATTTTAGCGTACCTAAACAGTTGTGGAAATACACAAAACGAGATTTACTTATTTTAAATATTACATTAATAGTTACGGTTACTATTGGTATTAAAGAAGGAATAATTACAGGTGTAATTTTATCGTTAGTTATGTTAATTTATAAATCAACAAAACCGCATGTAGCAATTTTAGGAAATGTACCCAATACCTATTTATACAGAAATATTAAAAGATTTAATGATTTAATTGATTTGAAAGATGTATTAATTATAAGGTTTGATGCGCAACTACACTTTGCAAATACCACGTATTTTAAAGATACTATTTATAATGAAGCTGAAAAAAAAGGAAGTGATTTAAAAGTTATTGTTATTGATGGAGAAAGTTTAAATAGCTTAGATAGCAGCGGTGTTTATGCCTTAAAAGAAATTTTAACATATTTTAAAGAAAAAAATATAGATCTCTATTTTACAGGATTAAAGGGACCCGTTAGAGATACAATTTATAAGTCTAATATCATTGAAGATATAGGTCAAGAGCATTGTTTTATGAGTATACAAGAAGCTATAGATCATTACCAAAATAAAGGAGTTAATGTAAATAAAAAAAGGTATTCCAGCCAAAGAAACCTTTAG
- the ruvB gene encoding Holliday junction branch migration DNA helicase RuvB has product MNENLNPEKNDFNSEELEVEKKLRPLTFDDFTGQEQVLENLKIFVEAANLRGEALDHTLFHGPPGLGKTTLAHILANELNVGLKITSGPVLDKPGDLAGLLTNLTERDVLFIDEIHRLSPIVEEYLYSAMEDYRIDIMIETGPNARTVQIDLEPFTLIGATTRSGLLTAPMRARFGISSRLQYYNTELLTTIVQRSATILKVPVSMESAIEIAGRSRGTPRIANALLRRVRDFAQIKGDGNINIEIAKYALNALNVDAHGLDEMDNKILTTIIDKFKGGPVGITTIATAVGENTETIEEVYEPFLIQEGFIMRTPRGREVTELAYKHLGKIKGKNQRELF; this is encoded by the coding sequence ATGAATGAAAACTTGAATCCTGAAAAAAATGATTTTAACTCTGAAGAATTAGAAGTTGAAAAAAAATTACGCCCATTAACTTTTGATGATTTTACAGGTCAAGAACAAGTTTTAGAAAACTTAAAAATATTTGTTGAAGCTGCCAATTTAAGAGGTGAAGCTTTAGATCATACATTATTTCATGGCCCTCCAGGATTGGGAAAAACAACATTAGCTCATATTCTTGCTAATGAATTAAATGTTGGATTAAAAATTACTTCGGGGCCTGTTCTAGATAAACCAGGAGATTTAGCCGGTTTATTAACAAATTTAACAGAACGTGATGTATTATTTATAGATGAAATACATAGGTTAAGTCCAATTGTTGAAGAATATTTATATTCTGCAATGGAAGATTACCGTATTGATATTATGATTGAAACGGGTCCCAATGCACGTACAGTTCAAATAGATTTGGAACCATTTACCTTAATAGGAGCTACCACACGTTCAGGGTTATTAACAGCTCCAATGAGAGCACGTTTTGGTATTAGTAGTAGATTACAATATTATAACACAGAATTATTGACTACAATTGTACAGCGCAGTGCAACCATTTTAAAAGTACCAGTTTCAATGGAATCAGCCATTGAAATTGCTGGTAGAAGCAGAGGCACACCACGGATAGCCAATGCATTGTTGAGAAGAGTTCGTGATTTTGCTCAAATAAAAGGAGACGGGAATATAAATATAGAGATTGCAAAATACGCCTTAAATGCCTTAAATGTTGATGCCCATGGATTGGATGAAATGGACAATAAAATTTTAACAACTATTATTGATAAATTTAAAGGTGGTCCAGTTGGTATTACAACCATTGCAACTGCTGTAGGTGAAAATACTGAAACAATAGAAGAAGTGTATGAGCCATTTTTAATTCAAGAAGGTTTTATAATGAGAACACCTCGAGGAAGAGAGGTAACAGAGCTTGCGTATAAACACTTGGGTAAAATTAAAGGAAAAAATCAAAGAGAATTATTTTAA
- a CDS encoding MBL fold metallo-hydrolase, whose translation MKVEQLFTGCLAEMAYYIHSNGEAAIIDPLRETEPYIEMAKADGAKIKYVFLTHFHADFVSGQVDLAKKTGATIVFGPNAEAEYDLHVGKDGEEFKIGDLTLQLLHTPGHTMESSSYLLIDKDGNTPYVFTGDCLFIGDVGRPDLAVKSDLTQADLAGHLFDSLRNKIMTLPDDIIVYPNHGAGSACGKNMSSETFDTLGNQKKTNYALRADMTKEEFIKEVTTGLKPPPQYFGNNVRMNKGINTNIDEVLHRGTTPIDADTFKEMSEQKDILVIDTRSKEIYAEEGTVPGAWYIGVDGSFAPWVGALVKDINQKIIFIAEGGREHEVVTRFSRVGYDNTLGYLRGGMHAWKAAGHEIDKIGSISAIQFANKLKEGSMEAPLDVRKESEYLSEHVVGVKNFPLDTIHQNFAEINPNKEYFLHCASGYRSLIAASIFQANGVKNVTDVRGGFNDIKDSGAELTEYVCPTTLL comes from the coding sequence ATGAAAGTAGAACAATTATTTACTGGCTGTTTAGCAGAAATGGCTTACTATATTCACTCGAATGGAGAAGCCGCAATTATTGACCCACTAAGAGAAACCGAACCCTATATAGAAATGGCAAAAGCTGATGGTGCAAAAATAAAATATGTTTTTTTAACACATTTTCATGCTGATTTTGTTTCAGGTCAAGTTGATTTAGCAAAAAAAACAGGAGCAACTATAGTTTTTGGTCCAAATGCTGAAGCTGAATACGATTTACATGTAGGAAAAGATGGAGAAGAGTTTAAAATTGGAGACTTAACATTACAATTATTACATACACCTGGTCATACAATGGAATCTTCTTCTTATTTGTTAATTGATAAAGATGGAAATACACCCTACGTATTTACAGGAGACTGTTTATTTATTGGTGATGTAGGAAGACCAGATTTAGCGGTAAAATCTGATTTAACACAGGCAGACTTAGCAGGTCATTTGTTTGATTCTCTACGGAATAAAATTATGACTTTACCAGATGACATTATTGTTTATCCTAATCATGGTGCTGGTTCAGCCTGTGGGAAAAATATGAGTTCAGAGACATTTGATACTTTAGGTAATCAAAAGAAAACAAATTATGCTTTAAGGGCTGATATGACAAAAGAAGAATTTATTAAAGAAGTAACTACAGGTTTAAAACCACCACCACAATATTTTGGGAATAATGTTAGAATGAATAAAGGCATAAATACAAATATTGATGAGGTACTGCACAGAGGAACAACACCAATTGATGCTGATACTTTTAAAGAAATGAGCGAGCAAAAAGATATTTTAGTTATTGATACAAGATCTAAAGAAATTTATGCTGAAGAAGGAACAGTTCCTGGAGCTTGGTATATTGGAGTAGATGGAAGTTTTGCCCCTTGGGTAGGTGCTTTAGTTAAAGATATTAATCAAAAAATAATTTTTATCGCAGAAGGAGGTAGGGAGCATGAAGTTGTTACGCGTTTTTCACGCGTGGGGTATGATAATACGCTTGGATATTTAAGAGGCGGAATGCATGCTTGGAAGGCTGCAGGTCATGAAATTGATAAAATTGGTTCTATCTCAGCAATTCAATTTGCAAATAAATTAAAAGAAGGCTCTATGGAAGCACCTTTAGATGTTAGGAAAGAATCAGAATACTTATCTGAACACGTTGTAGGGGTGAAAAATTTTCCATTAGATACAATTCATCAAAATTTTGCTGAAATTAACCCAAATAAAGAATATTTTTTACATTGTGCTAGTGGATATCGTT
- a CDS encoding SulP family inorganic anion transporter: protein MSLKQVFPFLNWLPLVKKTWKDDLIAGLTGTIIVIPQAVAFALIAGMPPVYGFYIAMVAPIIAALWGSSYHLISGPTTTSSIVVFAIITKFYHPENEIDMYISMTIVLSFMAGVIKLLMGLFKMGKLVDFVSNSVVIGFTAGAGILIAFKQLKHVFGIKVPQESKIYEVVNYIILHIKETNTYTLLVAFATLLIAVLIKKYLKKIGRFNLLIAMVLGTLLAIYLGGEQAGIQTVGHIPNHLPPFKVPNFSLDWLQKLFPGAIVLALLGLVEAVSISRAVALHSHQKLNNNQEFIGQGLSNIIPSFFSCYASSGSFTRSGVNYQAGAKTPLSAIIAGIGLIFVLLFGAKYASYLPKPAMGGIILLVGYNLIDFKHVKLIYKSSRRELLVFLLTLLGTLFLHLEQAVILGIAVSLVFYLERTSKPNIAELGLNKTKKFINIIRDSSVLECPQLKIIRIDGSLYFGAVEEVSNFFTDLYEKNDSKHILVLSNGINFIDLAGAEWLTHEVQKWREKGGQIYFSGMKLVSQDILIKGGFFEKIGAQYFFKNKNIAIASIFKDLDKNICKGCELKIFNECKNT from the coding sequence ATGAGTTTAAAACAAGTATTCCCTTTTTTGAATTGGCTTCCTTTAGTTAAAAAAACTTGGAAGGATGATTTAATTGCTGGTTTAACAGGAACTATTATTGTAATACCACAAGCTGTAGCATTTGCTTTAATTGCCGGTATGCCACCAGTTTATGGATTTTACATTGCCATGGTAGCTCCAATTATTGCTGCATTATGGGGCTCCTCTTACCATTTAATTTCAGGGCCAACTACCACTAGTTCAATAGTGGTTTTTGCAATTATCACAAAATTTTACCATCCTGAGAATGAAATTGACATGTACATATCTATGACAATTGTTTTGTCTTTTATGGCAGGCGTTATAAAGCTGCTAATGGGGCTTTTTAAAATGGGGAAATTAGTAGATTTTGTTTCTAATTCTGTAGTAATTGGATTTACTGCAGGAGCTGGAATTTTAATTGCATTTAAACAATTAAAACATGTTTTTGGTATAAAAGTACCACAGGAATCAAAAATATATGAAGTTGTAAACTATATTATTCTACATATTAAGGAAACAAATACATATACTTTGCTAGTTGCTTTTGCTACACTTTTAATTGCGGTTTTAATAAAAAAATATTTAAAAAAAATAGGACGATTTAATTTGTTAATAGCGATGGTTTTAGGAACGTTGCTTGCAATTTATTTAGGAGGGGAACAAGCTGGAATTCAAACTGTTGGACACATACCAAACCATTTGCCACCTTTTAAAGTGCCTAATTTTAGTTTAGACTGGCTTCAGAAATTATTTCCAGGAGCTATTGTTTTAGCTTTATTGGGGTTAGTAGAAGCGGTATCAATTTCAAGAGCTGTAGCGTTACATTCACATCAAAAGTTAAACAATAATCAAGAGTTTATAGGTCAAGGACTATCAAATATTATTCCCAGCTTTTTTTCTTGCTACGCTAGTTCAGGCTCTTTTACACGGTCTGGAGTTAATTATCAGGCAGGTGCAAAAACACCACTTTCAGCAATAATAGCAGGAATTGGGTTAATTTTTGTTTTGCTATTTGGAGCTAAATATGCATCATACCTACCAAAACCTGCAATGGGAGGAATAATTTTATTGGTAGGCTATAACTTAATTGATTTTAAACATGTAAAATTAATTTATAAAAGCAGTAGAAGAGAACTGTTGGTGTTTTTATTAACTTTATTAGGAACATTATTTTTACATCTAGAACAAGCTGTAATTTTAGGTATTGCAGTTTCATTGGTGTTTTATCTAGAGAGAACATCTAAACCAAACATTGCAGAACTAGGTTTAAATAAGACTAAAAAATTTATAAACATTATAAGAGATTCTTCAGTACTTGAATGTCCACAATTAAAAATTATACGTATTGATGGTTCTCTTTATTTTGGAGCAGTAGAAGAAGTATCAAATTTTTTCACTGACCTTTATGAAAAAAATGATAGCAAGCATATATTAGTTCTTTCTAATGGAATTAATTTTATTGATTTAGCAGGAGCCGAATGGTTAACACATGAAGTTCAGAAATGGAGAGAAAAAGGAGGTCAAATTTATTTTTCAGGAATGAAATTAGTAAGTCAAGATATTCTTATTAAAGGAGGTTTCTTTGAAAAAATAGGAGCCCAATACTTTTTTAAAAATAAAAATATTGCAATAGCATCTATTTTTAAAGATTTAGATAAAAATATTTGCAAAGGCTGTGAGCTTAAAATATTTAATGAATGTAAAAATACGTAA